The following coding sequences lie in one Rutidosis leptorrhynchoides isolate AG116_Rl617_1_P2 chromosome 6, CSIRO_AGI_Rlap_v1, whole genome shotgun sequence genomic window:
- the LOC139854517 gene encoding protein FAR1-RELATED SEQUENCE 5-like, producing the protein MNYKEFGDIVSFDAIYGTNRYNMRFVPITGIDNHKKLVIFGAALLSRETIDSYKWFIDYFLTTFSNEPGLVTTDHDPAVLEAVAEKFKTAKLGMSTTNTEWYRTEKYRYRISLKSRTGTDTESRLVPIFGTGTVPVWFWEIEKSAHPYAKHRLCMWHISQKLKDKVGYVLYNNKVFRKRMNYIFWNKEMSVSSFERYWKSLIEDFELDGAKWFDDMYAIKEMWIPCFFRDVPMNGLMRTSSLSESENSFFSRCKNKHSNLVDFFSRFDAAMVKHRHNTRLIDSQIESRSIKCRTVKSIELQARDVYTPTFFLLVQDEIFQYDKTCSQISCVADGDDELKKICEVLGKIYLHSVSGEAHSPWLLFNREGRLCRHIFHVYEINDIFEIPKQHILKRWTKDAYESLNVIFAGVNYHSDAYMITKHLFNTFRRVFSNCKNDKEILQLFSNKFDGFVKEFAPSIPDQHSSVTKVRAPVVVSNKGQHSSKRYKSAREEAASKSSVNMRKCHRCKGIGHNVRTCTADLDSEFTDSEDDDEDVYSDKGEDNDH; encoded by the exons ATGAATTACAAAGAATTTGGTGACATTGTGTCATTTGATGCAATATATGGTACCAAtag GTACAATATGAGATTTGTTCCTATCACTGGTATTGATAATCACAAGAAGCTTGTTATTTTTGGTGCTGCATTGCTATCGCGTGAAACTATTGATTCGTACAAATGGTTTATTGACTATTTTTTAACAACTTTCTCTAATGAACCTGGTTTGGTTACTACTGATCACGACCCTGCAGTGTTGGAAGCGGTGGCTGAGAAGTTTAAAACTGCAAAACTAGGGATGAGCACG ACCAATACCGAATGGTACCGTACCGAAAAATACCGATACCGAATTAGCTTAAAATCAAGGACCGGAACCGATACCGAATCCCGATTAGTACCGATTTTCGGTACCGGTACGGTACCGGTTtggttttgggaaatcgagaaatctGCTCATCCCTATGCAAAACACAGATTATGTATGTGGCACATCAGTCAGAAGTTAAAGGATAAg GTTGGTTATGTTTTGTATAATAATAAAGTTTTCCGCAAACGTATGAATTACATATTTTGGAACAAAGAAATGTCTGTATCATCTTTTGAAAGATATTGGAAGTCGTTAATTGAAGATTTTGAGTTAGATGGTGCAAAGTGGTTTGACGATATGTATGCAATCAAGGAGATGTGGATTCCTTGCTTTTTTAGAGATGTACCAATGAATGGCTTAATGCGAACATCCTCATTATCTGAAAGTGAGAATTCGTTTTTCTCTAGATGCAAAAATAAGCATTCAAATTTAGTTGATTTCTTTTCTAGATTTGATGCTGCCATGGTTAAGCATCGTCATAACACCAGATTGATAGATTCTCAAATAGAAAGCAGATCTATTAAGTGTAGAACTGTTAAGTCGATTGAGCTTCAAGCAAGAGACGTGTACACTCCTACCTTTTTTTTGTTAGTTCAAGATGAAATTTTTCAATATGATAAAACGTGTTCTCAAATAAGTTGTGTTGCTGATGGTGATGATGAACTTAAGAAGATTTGTGAAGTTCTAGGAAAA ATTTATCTTCATTCTGTATCTGGTGAAGCACATTCTCCGTGGCTGTTGTTCAACCGTGAAGGCCGTTTGTGTCGTCACATATTTCATGTTTATGAAATTAATGACATTTTTGAAATTCCTAAACAACACATATTGAAGAGGTGGACTAAAGATGCATATGAATCTTTGAATGTTATTTTTGCTGGTGTTAATTACCATTCTGATGCCTACATGATTACCAAACATCTTTTCAATACTTTTAGGAGAGTTTTTTCTAATTGTAAGAATGACAAAGAAATACTCCAGCTTTTTAGTAATAAGTTTGATGGCTTTGTTAAAGAATTTGCACCTTCCATCCCTGACCAACATTCTTCAGTTACAAAG GTTCGTGCTCCAGTTGTCGTTTCAAACAAAGGTCAACACAGCAGTAAAAGGTATAAAAGTGCTCGAGAAGAGGCTGCAAGTAAATCGTCTGTAAATATGAGAAAGTGTCATCGTTGTAAAGGGATTGGTCATAATGTTCGTACTTGCACTGCAGACCTTGATTCAGAGTTTACTGATTCTGAGGATGATGACGAAGATGTTTATTCAGACAAAGGCGAAGACAATGATCATTAA